The Alteriqipengyuania halimionae genome contains a region encoding:
- a CDS encoding cell division protein FtsQ/DivIB, protein MARVKRKATPARTTARRKNTRAKATAAKKKGASALDQAMGAIPLSQKQWQGVFAAFIIAVGLFLVWTVAVAAGVPTMLRHQVAVVANDAGFEVVRVDVRGTEHLNKRRVYDRVLDIEQRALPLVDLDLLRDDLLTLPWVSDARVSRQLPDTIVVDIVEREPVAVLRKADRLVLVDREGSELDVIGREGAEDYLVLAGAGAPERIQPLERLLKSAPALRPQIAEAEWIGNRRWNIHFKTGQVLALPEGDRRASEALIKFAQLDGRTRLLGGKATSFDMRNPPRIYMTDPGRSKREVSGVGTGAPE, encoded by the coding sequence ATGGCAAGGGTTAAACGCAAGGCGACTCCCGCGCGGACCACTGCCCGGCGCAAGAACACCCGTGCGAAGGCGACTGCGGCCAAGAAAAAGGGCGCATCGGCGCTCGATCAGGCGATGGGCGCGATCCCGCTGAGCCAGAAGCAATGGCAGGGCGTGTTTGCGGCGTTCATCATTGCCGTCGGCCTGTTCCTCGTCTGGACCGTCGCGGTCGCTGCCGGAGTGCCGACCATGCTGCGCCATCAGGTCGCGGTGGTTGCCAACGATGCCGGGTTCGAAGTCGTTCGCGTCGATGTGCGCGGAACCGAACACCTCAACAAACGGCGCGTATATGACCGCGTGCTCGATATCGAACAGCGTGCTCTCCCGCTGGTCGATCTGGACCTGTTGCGCGACGATCTGCTGACGCTGCCCTGGGTTTCCGATGCACGCGTTTCGCGCCAGCTGCCCGATACGATCGTGGTCGATATCGTCGAACGCGAACCGGTGGCGGTGTTGCGCAAGGCGGATCGCTTGGTGCTGGTCGATCGTGAAGGAAGCGAACTCGACGTGATCGGTCGCGAAGGGGCCGAAGACTATCTCGTGCTTGCCGGGGCGGGGGCCCCGGAACGCATCCAACCGCTTGAACGGCTGCTCAAATCCGCGCCGGCGCTGCGTCCGCAGATTGCCGAGGCCGAATGGATCGGCAATCGCCGCTGGAACATCCATTTCAAGACCGGCCAGGTGCTGGCTCTTCCCGAAGGTGATCGCCGCGCGAGCGAAGCCTTGATCAAGTTCGCCCAACTGGACGGGCGCACTCGGCTGCTGGGCGGCAAGGCCACCAGTTTCGACATGCGCAATCCGCCGCGGATTTACATGACCGATCCCGGCCGCAGTAAGCGGGAAGTCTCGGGCGTAGGCACGGGGGCGCCCGAATAA
- a CDS encoding D-alanine--D-alanine ligase, whose translation MTELPRLHVAVLMGGWANERPVSLMSGEGVAKALEAKGHTVTRIDMDRQIAARLADAAPDVVFNALHGVPGEDGSVQGMLDLMGIPYTHAGLAASVIAIDKQLTKQALVPHGIPMPGGRIVKSAEIHQRDPLPRPYVLKPVNEGSSVGVAIVTDESNYGNPISRDVAGPWQDFAELLAEPFIKGRELTAAVLDDGKEARALGVTELKPKQGFYDFDAKYTDGLTEHVCPAEIPDTIAELCRDYALRAHRVLRCRGTSRTDFRWDDEQGEDGLFVLETNTQPGMTPLSLVPEQARHCGISYEDLVEAIVAEAWSRTNESGGGTDGKG comes from the coding sequence ATGACTGAACTTCCCCGCCTCCATGTGGCCGTCCTGATGGGCGGTTGGGCGAATGAGCGCCCGGTTTCGCTGATGAGTGGAGAGGGCGTCGCCAAGGCGCTCGAGGCGAAGGGCCATACCGTCACCCGGATCGACATGGATCGGCAGATCGCGGCGCGGCTTGCCGACGCCGCGCCCGATGTGGTCTTCAACGCGCTCCACGGCGTTCCGGGCGAGGACGGCAGCGTGCAGGGCATGCTCGACCTGATGGGCATCCCTTATACGCATGCCGGGCTTGCCGCCTCGGTGATCGCGATCGACAAGCAGCTGACCAAACAGGCATTGGTGCCGCACGGGATCCCGATGCCCGGTGGCCGGATCGTCAAGAGCGCGGAAATCCACCAGCGCGATCCACTGCCCCGACCCTATGTGTTGAAGCCGGTCAACGAAGGCAGCTCGGTGGGTGTCGCGATCGTCACCGACGAGAGCAATTACGGCAATCCGATCTCGCGCGATGTCGCAGGTCCCTGGCAGGACTTCGCCGAATTGCTGGCCGAACCTTTCATCAAGGGCCGCGAGCTCACCGCAGCGGTGCTCGACGACGGCAAGGAAGCGCGCGCGCTGGGCGTGACCGAATTGAAGCCCAAGCAGGGCTTCTACGATTTCGACGCGAAATACACCGATGGGCTGACCGAACATGTCTGTCCGGCCGAAATCCCCGACACCATTGCCGAATTGTGCAGGGATTATGCCCTGCGCGCGCACAGAGTGCTGCGTTGCCGCGGCACCTCGCGGACCGATTTCCGCTGGGACGACGAGCAGGGCGAAGACGGGCTCTTCGTGCTCGAGACCAACACCCAACCTGGGATGACCCCGCTCAGCCTGGTGCCCGAGCAGGCGCGCCATTGCGGCATCTCCTACGAAGATCTGGTCGAGGCGATCGTCGCCGAGGCGTGGAGCCGCACGAACGAAAGCGGCGGGGGCACCGATGGCAAGGGTTAA
- the murB gene encoding UDP-N-acetylmuramate dehydrogenase, with translation MATTVPDGAIDEAIVARVPEDVARGSLTKCAPLAKLVWFKSGGPADWLFEPEDLDDLRLFLARLNPAVPVMALGLGSNLIVRDGGIPGVVIRLGKPFSGCEVEDDCTIKAGGGTPGILAASTARDAGIAGLEFMRGIPGTVGGFVRMNGGAYGREVSDVLVDCTVVMRNGDSMVLPASALRYSYRHSELPPGAVVVSARFKGEPGDPEAIGAEMDRIADAREQSQPLRTKTGGSTFKNPDGASAWKLVDEAGCRGLELGGAQVSEKHTNFMINTGDATSADIEGLGEEVRRRVRDQSGIDLEWEIQRVGRP, from the coding sequence ATGGCCACCACCGTGCCCGATGGCGCGATCGACGAAGCGATCGTCGCGCGGGTGCCCGAAGATGTGGCGCGCGGATCGCTGACCAAATGCGCGCCGCTGGCCAAGCTGGTCTGGTTCAAGAGCGGTGGTCCGGCAGACTGGCTGTTCGAGCCCGAAGACCTCGACGATCTGCGCCTATTCCTTGCGCGACTGAATCCGGCGGTACCGGTCATGGCGCTGGGGCTGGGCTCGAACCTGATCGTCCGCGATGGCGGGATTCCTGGCGTGGTGATCCGCCTCGGCAAGCCGTTTTCGGGCTGTGAGGTCGAGGACGATTGCACGATAAAGGCCGGGGGTGGCACGCCCGGCATCCTCGCCGCCTCGACGGCGCGCGACGCGGGGATCGCTGGTCTCGAATTCATGCGCGGGATCCCCGGAACGGTCGGCGGCTTCGTCCGGATGAATGGCGGCGCCTATGGCCGCGAAGTGTCCGACGTACTGGTCGATTGCACGGTGGTGATGCGCAACGGGGATTCCATGGTGCTCCCAGCGAGCGCGCTGCGATACTCCTATCGCCATTCGGAATTACCGCCCGGCGCGGTGGTGGTATCGGCGAGGTTCAAGGGCGAACCAGGCGATCCGGAGGCGATCGGCGCGGAAATGGACCGGATCGCCGATGCGCGCGAGCAATCGCAGCCGCTTCGGACCAAGACCGGAGGCTCCACATTCAAGAACCCCGACGGTGCCAGCGCGTGGAAGCTGGTCGATGAGGCAGGCTGTCGCGGGCTCGAACTGGGCGGCGCGCAAGTGAGCGAGAAGCATACCAATTTCATGATCAATACCGGTGATGCCACCAGCGCGGATATCGAAGGCTTGGGCGAAGAAGTCCGCCGTCGCGTGCGAGACCAATCAGGCATCGATCTCGAATGGGAAATCCAGCGCGTGGGGCGTCCGTAA
- the murC gene encoding UDP-N-acetylmuramate--L-alanine ligase → MTAKGKPLGGMRDIGTIHFVGIGGIGMSGIAEVMHNLGYDVQGSDIAESQRVESLREVGIPVSIGHAAENLGEAAVVVTSTAVKRTNPEVAAALEKRIPVVRRAEMLAELMRLKRTVAVAGTHGKTTTTSMIAALLDAGGVDPTVINGGIINQYGSNARLGDSDWMVVEADESDGSFLRLDGTIAVVTNIDPEHLDHYGSFDAVKKAFVEFIENVPFYGAAMLCVDHPEVQNIIPMVRDRRVVTYGFSAQADVRGQNIRPTASGNCFDVVIRDRDGSERTITDIDLPMSGRHNVQNAIAAVAVAAEMGCDDEYICNGFDQFGGVKRRFTKVGEVGCDGGNATIIDDYAHHPVEIRAVLSAARENVAAAGEGGRVIAVCQPHRYTRLRDLMGDFQGAFNDADMVFVTPVYEAGEDPIEGVDAAALVSGLRDRGARAAEEVADPEALAARLAEELRGGDLVVCLGAGDITRIAASLAGQIEEQKQS, encoded by the coding sequence ATGACGGCTAAGGGCAAACCGCTGGGCGGAATGCGCGATATCGGCACGATCCATTTTGTCGGGATCGGCGGGATCGGCATGTCCGGCATCGCCGAGGTGATGCACAACCTGGGCTACGATGTGCAGGGTTCGGATATCGCCGAAAGCCAGCGGGTCGAGAGCCTGCGCGAAGTCGGCATTCCGGTGTCGATCGGCCATGCCGCGGAAAATCTAGGCGAAGCTGCGGTTGTGGTGACCTCGACCGCGGTGAAGCGCACCAATCCCGAAGTCGCCGCCGCGCTCGAAAAGCGCATTCCCGTGGTGCGCCGCGCCGAGATGCTCGCCGAATTGATGCGGCTGAAGCGTACTGTCGCCGTGGCCGGCACGCATGGCAAGACCACGACGACGAGCATGATTGCCGCACTGCTCGATGCGGGCGGGGTCGATCCGACCGTGATCAATGGCGGAATCATCAACCAGTATGGCTCCAACGCGCGCCTGGGCGACAGCGACTGGATGGTGGTCGAAGCCGACGAAAGCGACGGCAGTTTTCTGCGGCTCGACGGTACGATAGCGGTCGTTACCAATATCGATCCCGAACATCTCGATCACTACGGCAGCTTCGACGCGGTGAAGAAGGCCTTCGTCGAATTCATCGAGAACGTGCCGTTCTATGGCGCGGCGATGCTGTGCGTCGATCACCCCGAGGTGCAGAACATCATCCCGATGGTGCGCGACCGCCGCGTGGTGACATATGGTTTTTCCGCCCAGGCCGATGTGCGCGGGCAGAACATTCGCCCGACCGCGTCTGGCAATTGCTTCGACGTCGTGATCCGCGATCGTGACGGTAGCGAGCGCACGATCACCGATATCGATCTGCCGATGTCGGGGCGCCACAATGTCCAGAACGCGATCGCAGCGGTCGCCGTTGCAGCCGAAATGGGCTGCGACGACGAATATATCTGCAACGGCTTCGATCAGTTCGGCGGGGTCAAGCGGCGCTTCACCAAGGTCGGCGAAGTCGGCTGCGACGGCGGCAACGCGACGATCATCGACGATTACGCCCACCACCCGGTCGAGATTCGCGCAGTGCTTTCCGCCGCGCGCGAGAATGTCGCCGCAGCAGGGGAAGGCGGGCGCGTGATCGCGGTCTGCCAGCCCCATCGATACACGCGCCTGCGCGACCTGATGGGCGATTTCCAGGGCGCCTTCAACGATGCCGACATGGTGTTCGTGACCCCGGTCTACGAAGCGGGCGAAGACCCGATCGAGGGCGTCGACGCTGCCGCGCTTGTTTCGGGGCTGCGCGATCGCGGTGCCCGCGCGGCAGAGGAAGTCGCCGATCCCGAAGCGCTGGCCGCCCGGCTTGCGGAAGAGCTGCGCGGCGGAGACCTCGTCGTGTGCCTCGGCGCGGGCGATATCACCCGCATCGCTGCCTCGCTCGCGGGGCAGATCGAGGAGCAAAAGCAATCGTGA
- the murG gene encoding undecaprenyldiphospho-muramoylpentapeptide beta-N-acetylglucosaminyltransferase, whose amino-acid sequence MSSTSRQFVLAAGGTGGHLVPAFALAEELHARGHHVALVTDARGDAIPGKPEWLETHVVPAGRFSKNPIQLFKGLRAVLAGRRMALQLFESFEPTAVVGFGGYPSLPTLLAARSTKVPSVIHEQNAVMGRVNRLLAGGVDAIATSYRRTFRLDDKHRHKVDLTGNPVRKPLLALRDEPFPPLDKDGLLRVLVTGGSQGARVLSEVVPDGLAMLPNALRSRLQVVQQCRPEDIEAVRERYANHEIPAELGTFFEDMHYRLSRAHLFIGRAGASTIAELTTVGRPAILIPLPIATDDHQAVNAREMVQAGGARSIRQENFVAKELAKQIKVLAERPDALANAAHAAWNCGHPNAAAKLADLVESFGGAPLMDVIRMGESGEREASALTQGAGA is encoded by the coding sequence GTGAGCTCGACCAGTCGCCAATTCGTTTTAGCCGCCGGTGGCACGGGCGGGCATCTCGTTCCCGCGTTCGCGCTGGCCGAGGAACTGCATGCGCGCGGCCATCACGTCGCGCTGGTAACCGATGCGAGAGGCGATGCGATCCCGGGCAAGCCCGAATGGCTCGAAACCCATGTCGTGCCTGCCGGTCGCTTCTCGAAGAACCCGATCCAGCTGTTCAAGGGATTGCGCGCGGTGCTGGCCGGCCGGCGGATGGCGTTGCAACTCTTTGAAAGTTTCGAGCCGACCGCCGTGGTCGGTTTCGGCGGCTATCCCTCGCTCCCGACACTTCTGGCCGCACGTTCGACCAAGGTGCCGTCGGTGATTCACGAGCAGAATGCCGTGATGGGCCGAGTCAACCGCCTGCTGGCTGGCGGGGTCGATGCGATCGCGACCAGCTATCGCCGGACGTTTCGGCTCGACGACAAGCATCGGCACAAGGTGGACCTGACCGGCAATCCGGTCCGCAAGCCGCTCCTGGCGTTGAGGGACGAGCCGTTTCCGCCGCTGGATAAAGACGGTCTGCTGCGCGTGCTGGTGACGGGAGGCAGCCAGGGCGCGCGAGTCCTGTCCGAAGTGGTGCCCGATGGCCTCGCCATGCTGCCCAATGCGCTGCGCAGCCGATTGCAGGTGGTCCAGCAGTGCCGCCCCGAAGACATCGAGGCGGTCCGCGAGCGCTATGCCAACCATGAGATACCGGCCGAGCTCGGTACCTTCTTCGAGGACATGCATTATCGCCTGTCCCGCGCGCACCTGTTTATCGGACGTGCCGGGGCATCGACGATCGCAGAGCTCACCACGGTGGGCCGCCCCGCCATCCTGATCCCGCTTCCGATTGCGACCGACGACCATCAGGCCGTCAATGCACGCGAAATGGTTCAGGCGGGCGGCGCACGCTCGATCCGGCAGGAAAACTTCGTTGCCAAGGAACTGGCCAAGCAGATCAAGGTGCTGGCCGAGCGGCCCGACGCCTTGGCCAATGCCGCCCATGCGGCATGGAACTGCGGGCATCCCAATGCGGCCGCCAAGCTGGCCGACCTTGTCGAGAGCTTCGGCGGAGCACCGCTGATGGATGTCATCCGCATGGGCGAGAGCGGCGAGCGCGAAGCATCGGCCCTGACACAGGGAGCAGGCGCATGA
- a CDS encoding FtsW/RodA/SpoVE family cell cycle protein: MTATPSLHAARNQLPNIRPRSRGEELAIWWRELDKVLLGLIVALATIGIAAVAIASPSSAADLSTSKETLDPLHFLYIHLRWLVVGFAAMIFVSMRSRTQVRRGALLAAAVFTTLLLLVPVMGYEVNGAQRWIRLGMGVQPAEFLKPAFAVTLAWILSWRLKDPDLPVVALSVVYFGLIAGLLMMQPDFGSTVLFGGVLGVTVLVSGVPIQRFALFAGGAVALLMAVLLFYENGRNRILSFFSGGTEFDQVDLAARTMRAGGWLGTGPFMGERKMSLPEAHTDYIFSVIGEEFGLLVCGLIICLYLALVIRVLSRIADEEDLFTVLASTGLIALVGGQAFINILVNLQLFPSKGMTLPLISYGGSSTIALCLSLGMLLALTRRNPYLTREGPLWAERGEEM; encoded by the coding sequence ATGACCGCGACGCCATCGCTCCATGCCGCGCGTAATCAGCTTCCCAACATTCGCCCGCGCAGCCGCGGCGAAGAGCTTGCGATCTGGTGGCGCGAGCTGGACAAGGTCCTGCTCGGCCTGATCGTGGCGTTGGCGACCATCGGAATCGCGGCGGTGGCGATCGCCTCGCCATCGAGCGCCGCGGACCTCTCGACGTCCAAGGAGACGCTCGATCCGCTCCACTTCCTCTACATCCATCTGCGCTGGCTGGTCGTGGGTTTCGCGGCGATGATCTTTGTCTCGATGCGTTCGCGCACGCAGGTGCGACGCGGTGCGCTGCTTGCAGCGGCGGTATTCACCACCCTTCTGCTTCTGGTTCCGGTCATGGGATACGAAGTGAACGGCGCGCAGCGCTGGATCAGGCTCGGTATGGGCGTGCAGCCCGCCGAGTTCCTCAAACCCGCTTTCGCGGTGACACTGGCCTGGATCCTGAGCTGGCGCTTGAAGGATCCGGACCTGCCCGTGGTGGCGCTTTCGGTCGTGTATTTCGGATTGATCGCCGGGTTGCTGATGATGCAGCCGGATTTCGGCTCGACGGTGCTGTTCGGCGGGGTTCTGGGCGTCACGGTGCTTGTTTCGGGCGTTCCGATCCAGCGTTTCGCACTGTTTGCCGGCGGTGCGGTGGCGCTGCTGATGGCGGTGCTGCTGTTCTACGAGAACGGGCGCAACCGCATTCTTTCGTTCTTCTCGGGCGGCACCGAATTCGACCAGGTCGATCTCGCCGCGCGCACCATGCGCGCGGGCGGATGGCTCGGTACCGGACCGTTCATGGGCGAACGCAAGATGTCGCTGCCCGAGGCGCATACCGACTATATCTTTTCGGTGATCGGTGAGGAATTCGGACTGCTCGTGTGCGGGCTGATTATTTGCCTCTACCTCGCGCTGGTCATCCGCGTGTTGTCGCGTATCGCGGACGAAGAGGACCTGTTCACGGTGCTCGCCTCGACCGGGCTGATCGCACTGGTGGGCGGGCAGGCCTTCATCAACATCCTGGTCAATCTGCAGCTGTTCCCATCCAAGGGTATGACCTTGCCGCTGATTTCATACGGTGGCTCGTCGACCATCGCCTTGTGCTTGTCGCTGGGAATGTTGCTCGCACTCACGCGGCGCAATCCCTATCTGACCCGCGAAGGGCCGCTATGGGCCGAACGGGGAGAGGAAATGTGA
- the murD gene encoding UDP-N-acetylmuramoyl-L-alanine--D-glutamate ligase, with product MKALGAFAGKRYAVLGLARSGRAAVHMLVDSGAQVTAWDSREEQRSTLPDDVAIGDPTAIDLTGFDGVVVSPGVPLNRHPIVDAAKRASVPLIGDIELFAQMRDELPPHRVVGITGTNGKSTTTALIHHILREAGVPSLIGGNFGNPILGEQQLAPDGVYVLELSSYQIDITQTLSCDVAVLLNITPDHLDRYAGFEGYAAAKARLFEVQAPDRHAVFGTGDPQTRAVSQREKARRAPGLVHDVDGAELADRQGDWPSLQGPHNLQNVAAAVATVEAIGLTSDQWLPALTSFRGLPHRMERVTDHGGVTFINDSKATNPASAAPALAAFPPDPDPRIHWICGGLPKGDTLEECEQYFDYVKAAYTIGDAGALFADLLAPHTRVTRSEMLGDAVREAISAGEPGDVVLLAPACASFDQFRDYEARGDAFRQIVEALVGDMEIGA from the coding sequence GTGAAGGCGCTGGGCGCCTTTGCCGGAAAGCGCTATGCGGTGCTTGGCCTTGCCCGCTCGGGCCGTGCGGCCGTGCACATGCTGGTCGATAGCGGCGCGCAGGTCACGGCCTGGGACAGCCGCGAGGAGCAGCGCAGCACGCTGCCCGACGATGTGGCTATCGGCGATCCAACCGCGATCGATCTGACCGGTTTCGATGGCGTCGTCGTCTCTCCCGGCGTTCCGCTCAACCGACATCCGATCGTCGACGCTGCAAAGCGGGCGAGTGTGCCGTTGATCGGCGATATCGAGCTGTTCGCCCAGATGCGCGACGAATTGCCGCCGCATCGGGTGGTCGGCATTACCGGCACCAACGGCAAATCGACCACCACCGCGCTGATCCACCATATCCTGCGCGAAGCCGGCGTGCCGAGCCTGATCGGCGGCAATTTCGGCAATCCGATCCTGGGAGAGCAGCAGCTTGCTCCGGACGGCGTCTATGTGCTCGAATTGTCGAGCTACCAGATCGATATCACGCAAACGCTGAGCTGCGATGTCGCGGTGCTGCTGAACATCACGCCCGATCATCTCGATCGCTATGCCGGGTTCGAGGGTTATGCCGCTGCCAAGGCGCGCTTGTTCGAAGTGCAAGCGCCCGATCGCCATGCGGTCTTCGGCACTGGCGATCCGCAGACCCGTGCCGTTTCGCAGCGTGAAAAGGCGCGTCGCGCGCCGGGGCTTGTCCACGATGTCGATGGGGCGGAGCTTGCTGACCGCCAAGGCGACTGGCCTTCGCTCCAGGGTCCGCATAATTTGCAGAATGTTGCCGCCGCGGTCGCAACGGTCGAGGCGATCGGTCTGACTTCGGATCAGTGGCTACCTGCGCTCACGAGCTTTCGCGGTTTGCCACACCGGATGGAACGCGTAACCGATCATGGCGGCGTCACGTTTATCAACGATAGCAAGGCGACCAATCCCGCCTCCGCTGCCCCGGCACTCGCGGCCTTTCCACCGGATCCCGACCCACGGATCCACTGGATTTGTGGCGGATTGCCCAAGGGCGACACGCTCGAGGAATGCGAGCAGTATTTCGACTACGTCAAGGCGGCCTACACGATCGGTGATGCCGGTGCGCTGTTCGCCGATCTGCTTGCCCCTCATACGCGCGTCACCCGATCTGAAATGCTTGGCGATGCGGTGCGCGAAGCGATTTCAGCCGGCGAGCCGGGCGACGTCGTGCTGCTGGCTCCGGCCTGTGCGAGCTTCGATCAATTCCGAGATTACGAAGCGCGGGGCGACGCCTTCCGGCAGATCGTCGAAGCGCTGGTCGGGGATATGGAGATCGGCGCATGA